Part of the Triticum aestivum cultivar Chinese Spring chromosome 4D, IWGSC CS RefSeq v2.1, whole genome shotgun sequence genome is shown below.
GCTTTCCCCttcggtgctaaggaagcaaggcCATCGCGCGGGTTCCCACGGCAGCCCCAAaggcttcctctttggtgcaagaaGACTAGGACGGCGGGCTcaccaggacggaggtcatcgccaagCCCACCGCGCGTCATGGCCAGAAGCTTTAgcatgcgaagaccaccttttgtcaggataagatgtactcctGTTCCCTTCAAAATTAGTCGTTGTCTTCCCGCCTagagttttgggggaagaggacagGGCCAGTATAAGTATAGTTAGGCCACCACCTAGGTGAGGGATCCGATCCGAAGCGAGTTCATCCACCTCCCAAGCCCGGAGTTGCTCCTGAAGCCTCCCGAGGCAACTTGTACCCACATATTCATCCTCCCTCGCGAGGCAATCCAAtcacaaagtaggagtaggattttacagcgtaaggtggcccgaacctgagtaaactgCTGTGTTTTTCCTTCTACTTCCTCGATGAGATCACGTAGGAGCTTGGTCGTGGGTTTGAGTGCAGCTGATAGGGCCAGGCGAGGAGAAGTGAGCATGCCCCTGAGTTCGAACCTCCGTAGGGTCCACGGAACCCCGATTCCGACACTTTGCACTGCGGCCACTCACGCGCAAGGAAAAATATGGCGCTGGAGAATAATGGTCCAGATGGCCGGCTGGCTGTTATTGTGAAGGCCCGTCGGACGCCACTGAACCCTAGCGCGATACGTGCCAATGTGCCTGGCCACAAACTCCATCCAAACAAAGTGCCGGAATCATGGAGCGTGACGTGTCCCGTGTGTGCCGTGTCTGCATGCATTGCCGCGGGCGAAAAGATCTAACGCACACGGCACACCTGTCTGGCTCTCAGGGTTGCGGTCGTACTTGCCTGCCACCGGTATGGCGATGACGCGGATGGCTGGCTGTGCAGTGCAGGATTCCGTTCATCTCCCAGGAGACGAAAGCTCGCCACTTTCTGCTATCTGTTTCTCGCGCCAGCAGATCGTGTCCTCATGCATGCACCAAGTTTACCAAGAATGCATTTTGCAGTATTATTATGCTGATCAATTAAGCTTCAAATGCAGGAGCTCGCGAGGCTCTCCGGATAActccccgcagcatcaacagccgTGAAGTGACGCGCAGAAAATTTAGGCCGGGGTGGGTCTAGCCAGCTAGCTGTGTGATTAATCTATGCACATGCCCATACCCGACGCGTGGCTTGAGTATGTGATTAAGACGTCGGTCATGATCCAGACGGGCACGTCCTCCCTTTCTGTCGATGTCGATGGCTCCTCTCCTTTGTGCTGTGCACGTACGTGTCTGGTGTTGAGTTGAGTTACATGGCGTTGTCACCAGAAAATGGACGCCAGCAGCTAGCGTGGTTTCCATGCGATTTCACGTGATTCGCATGGCACTTGCAGATTTCTTCGAGCATCGAGGCATGGGTTAAGATATGTTTGCCGCCCGATTTCCCGTAGGAACGCGCTCGAACGGTAGGGTTCCTTTATGGTGCAGAGAAGGAGAATATGAAAGAGACGACAGTGCATTCCAAAACCATCTAATAACCTAACCTATGGAATCTGGCCAAGGTAAAACAGCAAGAGGGAACTAGAGATTCATCGTGATTCTGAGGAACACAACTCGGAAATCATCATCAAAGCCCCGAAAAAAAAATCATCATCAAAGCTTGCGGAAGAACAGAAGTCGGATTGGCATCAACGGATCCACGTAGTACTACGTGCATGGTGTGGCCCAGTGCCATAAAGGCGCTAGCTAGCTAGGTAGGGCCATGGCATACTGGCATGGCGGACGACGGCGACCGGACACGAGCCGGAGCCGGAAGAGCGTGGCCCGTACACCaggcaaaattgacaaatttgacctatgaacaaaatcaaatcacagaatgaactgcccgtgaaactatttcatgcggctgacctttttgtgtgatgcccgacacgaaggcgccacactacactgtgcaacgcctcacagataggcgctacacgcctggccagcgtcgcatccgtgtgatccgaaaattactaagtcagtgtgcagcgcctgagagttaGGCGCCACAtagcgcctagcttctaggcgttgcactagcggttgcttcattttgtagtgcaaccatTAGTGCAGCGCCTAActcttaggctctgcacaatgacttagcaatttttaggcagtctggggtgcaacgctgggcaggcgtgtagcgcctatctgtgaggcgttgcacagtgtaatGTGACGCTTTCGtatcgggcgtcacacaaaaaggtaaaccgcgtgaaatagtttcacggacagttcattctgtgatttgatttcgtccacagGTCAATTTTGTCAAATTTGCCCGTACACCACCCCTTGCCTCCTCCACGCGTGCCTCCTGCCGGCTTTCCCTCTTATCCCTCCACGGATGCGCCGCATCGTCCACGTAGGCCTGGTCCGTCCGTCCCCAGCGAGCCACCACGGAGGCACGCACACGTGTCTCCGCCAGCCCACGGCCCGCGCCGAACACCAAACGCGGAAGCAATTCCGGCCCGCCCAACTCGTGTCGCGCGGCCGCGTGCCCCAGCTCGCTGCCGCCCAGTGGACGCGCCCGCGCCTCGACACGCGTCCCCGCGGCACGTACCGGCCACGCGCGAGCGTCACGTGGAGCCGCACCCGACGGCCTCCGCGCCATCGCACAACTGTACGGGGCGGCCGGCGCGTGGCACCCCCCTCCCCCCTCACATTTATATGGAggcgccacttgctcgctgccccTTCAAAATCGCCATTTGCCAAACGTCGGAGGAACGGAGAAATATTTAGCTCTTTGTTGTTGCCTGCTCTAGCTTGTTTTTGTTTTCAAGAGTTGGTTGGTTGGGCTCGTGAATCATGTCGGAGATCCGCCGCGACGTGCCggagggggcgggggcgggggcggagggGAAGGGCGCCGAGTCCCACGTCGGCAGCCGAGCGGCGCGGCGCCGGAGGATGGAGATACGGCGGCATAGACTGGTGGCCGAGCGTGGCGCGGAGGAGGTGTCCAGGAAGAGGCGGAAGCTGGACGAGGAATCCTCCTCGACGGACGAGGAGGAGATTGAGCCCGCCAAGTACGGCGTCACGTCGGTGTGCGGACGCCGGAGGGACATGGAAGACGCGGTTTCTATCCGGCCCGAGTTcctccccggccaccacttcttcgGGGTCTTCGACGGCCATGGCTGCTCGCATGTGAGTGCCTACTCATATATCCCCTGTTCAAATAATCTATCCTTTTGATCTAGTAGCATATGTCTACGCCGAAAGGAGAGCGCGCATGTGCAGGTCGAACTGTGTTTTGACTCGGGAGTATTTATCGATTGAATTGCATGTGCGTGTAGGTTGCAACGTCGTGCGGGGAGCGGATGCACGAGATCGTGGTCGAGGAGGCCGGCGGCGCCCGCTCGTCGGGGTCGGACGACGCGGACCGGTGGATGGGTGTCATGGAGAGGAGCTTCGCGCGGATGGACGCCGAGGCCGTGAGCTCAAGGTCAAGGGCCAGCGGAGCGCCCACCTGCCGGTGCGAGTTGCAGCTGCCCAAGTGCGACCACGTCGGCTCCACGGCCGTCGTCGCCGTGGTCGGCCCTCGCCACCTCGTCGTCGCCAACTGCGGTGACAGCCGTGCCGTCATCGGCCGCGGGGGCGCCGCCATCCCACTCTCATCCGACCACAAGGTATGCGCCCACAACCAACTTCTTGTAAGCTCTGCCAAAGATTTACATATTCCGGCTTGTTCTAACCGTACGTGTCTGCTTGATTCCTTTTCAGCCGGATCGGCCCGACGAGCTGGAGCGGATCCAAGCGGCCGGAGGGCGCGTCATCTTCTGGGACGGCGCCCGCGTCTTCGGCGTGCTAGCCATGTCACGGGCCATTGGAGACAGCTACCTGAAGCCATTCGTGATACCCGACCCGGAGGTGAGGGTCCTGGAGAGGAAGGACGGCGATGACGAGTTCCTCATCCTCGCCAGCGACGGCCTGTGGGACGTGGTGAGCAACGAGGTCGCGTGCCACGTGGTGCGGTCGTGCGTGCGGAGCAAGGCGAAGCGCCGCGGGGGGCGGTCGAGCCCGACCTCCAACCTGAGCCCCAGACAGAGCAGTggaagcggcagcggcagcggtagCAGCAGCGGCGACGAAGCCCAGAACGACGGTGGCGGTTGTGCGGACGCACGCTccgatagcgacgacgaggagagcggcgaggaGGTGGACGAAGCATGCGCCGAGGCGGCCATCCTGCTGACCAAGCTGGCGATAGCGCGGCAGAGCTCGGACAACGTCAGCGTCGTCGTCGTCAACCTCAGGAGGCGCCGCCCGAGATTCTGACCGCCGCTGGATCCATGGATCCACCAAACTATCGTCTGTGATCCTTGACTCAGCGGCGAACATGGTATCCATAGCGGAATTCATGAAATACACAACGAAATTGTTTCGTTTATTTCTCGGGGGTGGCAAAGGTGGTCAGGCCAGACAGACCCACGCCGCCCCCGCCATTTTCCTTTCGAAAGCCGGTGATGATTTCCGGCGTGTCAAGAAACTTTCTCGAGCGTCAAGAGAAACTGTAATATAATCCGGTGGAAACGATCAAGGCTTCCATTCCATGCATGATCCATCATCATCCTCTGACTAGATCGCGATCTTCTTTCTTTGTTTATCATAAGCTTCCTCCGGTCGGCTTTGATTGCGCAATTGTGAGGTTCGTTTCGACGCGTCCGGCAAAGAGAATCGGTTGCGCGACCTCGACTACAATAATGTTTCGGCGGGATGTTCCTCCCTCCGTGCCGGGTCCAAGAAGCTCGAGCTCGCATTGTTAATTCAGCATCCGTTGGAACCTTCGCACGCAAATGCGTCGAGCGTCGCAGGTGTCGCGCTGCCATGCTCTCCGTCTTGCCGCCGCTTGCCTGCTCTCGCGGTCGCTGAAAAGTCCTCGCGGCCGGTGGGTGAGCCGAGCCGTGCAGTGGTGAGTCAACAAATCCGCGGGCGTGAGCCTGATCATAGTGGACACGAGGCAGCGCGTAGTATGCTGCGACTTGACGACGGGGTTGGGTGGCGTGGCCGACGGGCGATTAGATCGAGGGGAGAGAAaagaaaggagggaggaagagaccGCTGAAATCACGTTTTCTGGAGGTGAATGACACCTGTTGCGCTGTCCCAAGTTTGGTCGATCATCTTTGGCCGCGTCGAAAAGAagattctttctttctttctgggCTGCATGATAATAGTTTCGCTTGATCGGGACGGCGTTTAGCGCCACCACGCCACGTCAGGGACGTCCCCGGCCGGGGCTTTTTCTGGTCCACTTTTACTTGTGAGGACGGTGATGGGAGGGCGATGCTGATACTTTTCTTCTCTAGTGGACGGTAGCTGTGTTATCCAGCGGCAACGAACACCTGGCTGCTCTCTGCTGGATCAGCGTGTGCACTTATAGCTCCGGTTGGTGTTGACGGATATCGTGATTATGCCTTGCCTTGAGTATTGTTTAGCTGAGCCGATGCAGCCCATGCAGATGAACCAAAGAGGGTCAGAGCGTACCGGTTTTAGTTAGTTCCTCGTGGCCTCGTGGAATCGTAGTACGCATTCGTGCATAAATAAGATCAGCGCGGCAGAATTGTTAGCTTGTTGCATGATGATTAATTATAGAGACAAAGAGAAGGCAGAGACTCCACATGTCACTGAAATGCGCAGGCAATTAGCAGCTTTAGAA
Proteins encoded:
- the LOC123097934 gene encoding probable protein phosphatase 2C 30 gives rise to the protein MSEIRRDVPEGAGAGAEGKGAESHVGSRAARRRRMEIRRHRLVAERGAEEVSRKRRKLDEESSSTDEEEIEPAKYGVTSVCGRRRDMEDAVSIRPEFLPGHHFFGVFDGHGCSHVATSCGERMHEIVVEEAGGARSSGSDDADRWMGVMERSFARMDAEAVSSRSRASGAPTCRCELQLPKCDHVGSTAVVAVVGPRHLVVANCGDSRAVIGRGGAAIPLSSDHKPDRPDELERIQAAGGRVIFWDGARVFGVLAMSRAIGDSYLKPFVIPDPEVRVLERKDGDDEFLILASDGLWDVVSNEVACHVVRSCVRSKAKRRGGRSSPTSNLSPRQSSGSGSGSGSSSGDEAQNDGGGCADARSDSDDEESGEEVDEACAEAAILLTKLAIARQSSDNVSVVVVNLRRRRPRF